One Vibrio penaeicida DNA segment encodes these proteins:
- a CDS encoding flavin prenyltransferase UbiX has protein sequence MTQKNKAITLAFTGASGAPYGLRLLECLLAADYTVYLLISSAARVVMATEHGLKLPGSPDGVKEALVEHLQCDADKLIVCGKEDWFSPVASGSAAPKQMVVCPCSAGSVAAIAHGMSDNLIERAADVVMKERGQLLLVVRETPFSTLHLENMHKLSQMGVTIMPAAPGFYHQPTSIDDLVDFMVARVLDHLGVEQGLVPRWGYDQRN, from the coding sequence ATGACTCAAAAAAATAAAGCCATTACGTTGGCATTTACAGGGGCATCCGGAGCACCTTATGGGCTCCGGCTACTGGAATGCCTACTCGCCGCAGATTACACCGTCTATTTGTTGATATCTTCCGCCGCGCGAGTGGTGATGGCAACGGAACATGGGTTGAAACTACCGGGCTCTCCAGATGGCGTAAAAGAAGCGCTGGTTGAACACCTTCAGTGCGATGCGGATAAGCTCATCGTTTGCGGTAAAGAAGATTGGTTTTCACCCGTAGCTTCAGGTTCGGCAGCACCGAAACAGATGGTGGTTTGCCCTTGCAGCGCAGGCAGTGTGGCTGCCATCGCCCACGGCATGTCGGATAATCTTATAGAGCGTGCTGCCGATGTGGTCATGAAAGAGCGTGGGCAATTACTTTTGGTTGTTCGTGAAACGCCTTTTTCTACTCTTCATTTGGAAAATATGCATAAGCTCTCGCAAATGGGTGTCACCATTATGCCTGCCGCACCGGGATTTTATCATCAACCAACTAGCATTGATGACTTAGTCGACTTTATGGTTGCACGCGTTCTTGACCATTTAGGTGTCGAGCAAGGATTGGTCCCTCGTTGGGGATATGATCAGCGCAATTAG
- the thiP gene encoding thiamine/thiamine pyrophosphate ABC transporter permease ThiP produces the protein MIRNVPKVGIVVATVILIFVVSALWALLSNAPSLNPLQIWSDPYYRHVTQFSFYQAFLSTLLSVGFAIPVAHALSYRQFPGRSLLLKLFASTLVLPVLVGVFGILAIYGNSGLIADWLKDNGMSLPFSIYGLNGILLAHVFFNLPYATRLLLQALESIPPEQHKLCAHLGMSRWNKFRWVEWPRLATQLPQVCGLVFMLCFTSFATVMALGGGPKSTTIELAIYQAIKFDFDLQTGALLAMWQMLLCGVLAISVQKLSKPLSVTSGSLKPLPMYSDSRKAKAWDTIWIGLVMMLVLPPLTMVVLSGLNSKVFIVLSDGRFWNAVLSSLQVALLASISALLLGAAILSTSRVWRLKKQHFRADKIELAGTIILVTPGLVISTGLFLLIREIADVFSLAFWIVVAVNCLMALPYVIKTLSLPMYQLVQQYQYLTASLGIRGWNHFRLMEWRALRKPFAHAFAISFMLSMGDLSAIALFGSQEFRTLPLYLFQLLGSYQMEAAAVVSLCLLLLSVLSFSLVEALFKQRVPHDHS, from the coding sequence GTGATTCGAAATGTACCTAAAGTCGGGATAGTCGTCGCGACGGTTATCTTAATCTTTGTTGTCTCCGCTTTGTGGGCATTATTGTCAAATGCGCCTTCTCTGAATCCTCTCCAAATATGGTCTGATCCATATTATCGCCATGTTACCCAGTTCAGCTTTTATCAAGCTTTTCTGTCTACATTACTCAGCGTAGGGTTTGCCATTCCTGTCGCGCACGCACTGTCTTACCGACAATTTCCCGGTAGAAGCTTACTGCTTAAGCTGTTTGCTAGCACGTTGGTGTTACCAGTTTTAGTTGGGGTATTCGGAATATTAGCCATATATGGCAACAGTGGTTTGATTGCCGATTGGCTGAAAGACAATGGGATGTCTTTGCCTTTTTCGATTTATGGTTTAAACGGCATTTTGCTCGCCCATGTGTTTTTTAACCTGCCGTATGCAACTCGGCTCCTGCTTCAAGCGTTAGAGAGTATCCCGCCAGAGCAACATAAATTATGTGCCCATTTAGGGATGTCCCGATGGAATAAATTTCGCTGGGTAGAGTGGCCTCGATTGGCAACGCAGCTCCCTCAAGTGTGTGGTTTGGTCTTTATGCTTTGCTTTACGAGTTTTGCTACTGTTATGGCACTCGGCGGGGGACCGAAATCAACGACAATCGAATTAGCTATCTATCAAGCGATAAAATTCGATTTTGATCTTCAAACGGGTGCGTTGCTAGCCATGTGGCAAATGTTGTTGTGTGGCGTACTCGCCATCAGTGTTCAAAAGCTATCAAAGCCTTTGTCTGTGACTTCAGGAAGCTTGAAACCACTGCCTATGTATTCTGATAGCCGCAAAGCCAAAGCTTGGGACACCATTTGGATAGGTTTAGTGATGATGTTGGTGTTGCCGCCTCTAACAATGGTTGTGTTAAGCGGTCTTAACAGCAAAGTATTTATCGTATTGTCGGATGGTCGTTTTTGGAACGCTGTGCTTTCCTCGCTTCAGGTCGCCTTACTAGCCAGTATTTCTGCGTTGCTATTGGGTGCAGCGATTTTGTCGACTAGCCGAGTATGGCGACTCAAAAAACAACATTTTCGTGCCGATAAAATAGAATTGGCGGGTACCATTATCCTCGTCACACCGGGCTTAGTGATCAGTACCGGGTTGTTTTTATTGATCAGAGAAATAGCCGACGTATTTAGCCTAGCATTTTGGATTGTCGTTGCAGTGAACTGTTTAATGGCATTGCCTTACGTTATCAAAACATTGTCGCTCCCTATGTACCAATTGGTTCAACAGTATCAATATCTAACAGCAAGTTTAGGTATTCGAGGGTGGAATCATTTTCGCCTAATGGAGTGGCGAGCACTGCGAAAACCCTTTGCCCATGCTTTCGCTATAAGCTTTATGCTATCGATGGGCGATCTTAGCGCGATTGCTCTGTTTGGTAGCCAAGAGTTTAGGACTCTGCCTTTGTATTTATTTCAATTACTTGGAAGCTACCAAATGGAAGCGGCAGCAGTGGTTTCTTTGTGCCTTTTACTTCTGAGTGTGTTGAGTTTTTCACTTGTTGAAGCCCTATTTAAACAGAGAGTTCCCCATGACCATTCTTAG
- the thiQ gene encoding thiamine ABC transporter ATP-binding protein, with product MLSLQDVHYRYNDELFRFNLDVSEGDIVSLMGPSGAGKSTLLSLVAGFIQPQSGQILVAGQSVLGLPPHQIPLSMLFQENNLFAHLTVRENIGLGIEPSLRLSSKQKGQVEEAAVMVGNGDFLDRLPEQLSGGQKQRVALARCFVQPHSIWLLDEPFSALDPVIREEMLSLVQTLAKERNIAIVMVTHHVSDAKSIATQFAYMSKGEVRSVLPIEELVATNSNQEIAVFVRAGE from the coding sequence ATTCTTAGTTTACAAGATGTGCATTACCGCTATAACGATGAGCTGTTTAGGTTTAACTTAGATGTGAGTGAAGGCGATATCGTTTCATTGATGGGGCCAAGTGGCGCAGGAAAATCTACGTTATTGTCGCTGGTGGCAGGTTTTATTCAGCCACAGTCAGGGCAGATCCTTGTCGCGGGGCAATCGGTTTTAGGGTTACCGCCACACCAGATTCCTTTGTCTATGCTATTCCAAGAAAACAACCTATTTGCTCACTTAACCGTGCGTGAAAACATAGGGTTGGGTATAGAACCTAGCTTAAGGCTTTCTTCAAAACAGAAAGGGCAGGTAGAAGAAGCGGCGGTAATGGTCGGGAACGGTGACTTTTTGGATCGACTTCCAGAGCAGCTTTCTGGCGGACAGAAACAGCGGGTGGCATTGGCGAGATGTTTTGTTCAGCCTCATTCCATTTGGCTTTTGGATGAACCTTTCTCAGCGCTTGACCCTGTCATTCGTGAGGAAATGCTCTCGCTGGTACAAACGTTAGCCAAAGAGAGAAACATTGCCATCGTGATGGTGACGCACCACGTCAGCGATGCGAAATCCATTGCCACTCAATTTGCTTACATGTCAAAAGGGGAGGTGCGTTCGGTATTGCCGATAGAGGAGTTAGTTGCAACGAACTCAAACCAAGAAATAGCGGTATTTGTTAGAGCGGGTGAGTAG
- the thiB gene encoding thiamine ABC transporter substrate binding subunit: protein MTTTALSTLAATPAFAAENTLTVYTYDSFAADWGPGPTVEKAFEAQCGCNLEFVALDDGVTILNRLRLEGKNSKADIVLGLDNNLMAEAKKSGLLAEHSVDTTNVTIPGGWKDSTFVPYDYGYFAFVYNKEKLTNPPKSLKELVEKRDDLKVIYQDPRTSTPGQGLMLWMKSVYGDNTTDAWKQLAKKTVTVTKGWSEAYSMFLEGESDLVLSYTTSPAYHLIAEKDAKYAAANFAEGHYTQIEVAAKVKASENQKLADEFMAFILSDEFQSAMPTGNWMYPVTAVELPEGYNTLTVPAKVLSFSSDEVAESRKTWIKEWQNALTF, encoded by the coding sequence TTGACGACAACAGCACTTTCTACACTTGCTGCCACACCGGCATTCGCCGCAGAAAACACGCTAACGGTTTACACGTACGACTCTTTTGCTGCGGATTGGGGACCGGGTCCAACGGTCGAAAAAGCGTTTGAAGCTCAATGCGGATGTAATCTAGAGTTTGTTGCACTTGACGATGGCGTGACCATTCTCAATCGCTTACGCCTTGAAGGTAAAAACAGCAAAGCGGATATCGTTCTTGGTCTTGATAACAATCTAATGGCTGAGGCAAAGAAAAGCGGTTTGCTTGCCGAACATAGCGTTGACACGACTAACGTGACGATCCCAGGTGGCTGGAAAGACAGCACATTTGTCCCTTACGATTACGGCTATTTTGCGTTTGTTTATAACAAAGAAAAACTCACCAACCCACCCAAGAGCCTAAAAGAGCTGGTTGAAAAGCGTGATGATCTTAAAGTGATTTACCAAGATCCACGTACCTCGACGCCTGGTCAAGGTTTAATGCTGTGGATGAAGTCGGTGTATGGCGACAATACGACGGATGCATGGAAACAACTGGCCAAGAAAACGGTCACCGTAACGAAAGGTTGGTCTGAAGCGTACTCAATGTTCTTGGAAGGCGAGTCCGATCTTGTGCTTTCATACACAACATCTCCGGCGTATCACTTAATTGCAGAAAAAGACGCCAAATATGCAGCTGCTAATTTTGCTGAAGGTCATTACACTCAGATTGAAGTCGCGGCAAAAGTGAAGGCGAGTGAAAATCAAAAATTAGCCGACGAATTTATGGCGTTCATTCTAAGCGATGAGTTCCAATCTGCGATGCCGACAGGCAACTGGATGTACCCAGTAACTGCAGTTGAGCTTCCTGAAGGATACAACACGTTAACCGTTCCAGCGAAAGTCTTGTCTTTCTCTTCAGATGAAGTCGCTGAGAGCAGAAAAACGTGGATTAAGGAATGGCAAAACGCCCTGACTTTCTAA
- the mpl gene encoding UDP-N-acetylmuramate:L-alanyl-gamma-D-glutamyl-meso-diaminopimelate ligase, with protein MHIHILGICGTFMGGAAVLARQMGHKVTGSDANVYPPMSTLLESQGIEIIEGFDPSQLEPKPDLVVIGNAMSRGNPCVEYVLNHNLKYTSGPQWLQEFLLHDRWVLAVSGTHGKTTTSSMLTWILEHCGYQPGFLVGGVLGNFGVSSRLGESMFFVVEADEYDSAFFDKRSKFVHYHPRTLVMNNLEFDHADIFDDLDDIKRQFHHLIRTVPENGRIFSPINDEALESVLEQGCWSEQEKTGFNGDWQSEKIKSDGSEFNVIFQGKHVGKVSWNLIGDHNVDNALMAIAAARHVGVTPDLACEALALFVNTKRRLELKGEVNGITVYDDFAHHPTAIELTLQGLRNKVGEGKILAVLEPRSSTMKMGVHKETLANALSAADSIYLFQPDNIQWSVDDVASQCHQPVQTSDDINTLVTRIVEEAKPGDQILVMSNGGFGGIHDKLLNALTADTLT; from the coding sequence ATGCATATTCATATTTTGGGAATTTGCGGGACATTTATGGGCGGAGCAGCGGTATTGGCTCGTCAAATGGGGCACAAAGTCACGGGATCTGATGCCAATGTATACCCCCCAATGAGCACGCTATTAGAATCTCAGGGTATCGAAATTATAGAGGGGTTTGACCCGTCGCAATTGGAGCCGAAGCCAGACTTGGTGGTGATTGGTAATGCAATGAGTCGTGGAAACCCTTGTGTAGAATATGTACTGAATCACAATCTGAAATACACATCAGGTCCACAGTGGCTGCAAGAATTTTTGTTGCATGATCGCTGGGTGTTGGCGGTATCTGGAACGCATGGCAAAACGACCACGTCGAGCATGCTAACTTGGATCCTTGAGCACTGCGGTTATCAACCCGGATTTTTAGTTGGGGGCGTTTTAGGCAATTTTGGTGTTTCGTCTCGTCTTGGTGAAAGTATGTTTTTCGTGGTCGAAGCGGATGAGTATGACAGCGCTTTTTTTGATAAACGTTCTAAGTTTGTTCATTATCACCCGCGAACTTTGGTGATGAATAATCTTGAGTTTGATCATGCAGATATCTTCGACGACTTGGATGATATTAAGCGACAGTTCCATCATTTGATCCGTACCGTGCCTGAAAATGGCCGTATATTTTCCCCAATTAATGACGAAGCGCTTGAAAGCGTGCTTGAGCAGGGTTGTTGGAGCGAACAAGAAAAGACAGGCTTCAATGGCGACTGGCAATCCGAAAAGATCAAATCAGACGGCAGTGAATTTAACGTTATCTTCCAAGGCAAACATGTTGGCAAGGTTTCTTGGAACCTGATTGGTGATCACAACGTCGATAATGCACTGATGGCGATTGCGGCGGCGAGGCACGTGGGTGTTACGCCTGATTTAGCATGTGAAGCTCTGGCGTTATTTGTAAACACAAAAAGACGCCTAGAGCTGAAAGGCGAGGTGAATGGTATTACGGTTTACGATGATTTTGCTCATCACCCAACCGCCATTGAACTAACGTTACAAGGATTACGTAATAAGGTTGGTGAAGGAAAAATTCTAGCGGTGCTAGAACCTCGCTCCAGCACGATGAAAATGGGTGTTCATAAAGAAACACTCGCCAATGCACTAAGTGCTGCCGATTCCATCTATTTGTTTCAGCCAGATAATATCCAATGGTCAGTCGACGATGTTGCGAGTCAATGCCATCAACCGGTGCAGACTAGCGACGACATCAATACGCTGGTTACACGTATCGTCGAAGAAGCTAAACCAGGCGATCAGATATTGGTGATGAGCAATGGGGGATTCGGTGGGATTCATGATAAGTTACTCAATGCACTCACGGCTGATACGCTAACCTAA
- a CDS encoding 6-phospho-beta-glucosidase, producing the protein MARKALKLAIIGGGSSYTPELVEGVLTRIDRLPVREIHFVDVEEGQEKLEIIAALSKRMVEKVGADIEIKASLDRRSAIKDADFVMTQFRVGGLQARANDERIPLKYDVIGQETTGPGGFAKALRTIPVILDICRDIEELAPNAWMLNFTNPAGLVTEAVQRHTNVKSIGLCNVPVSMKMMVAEMMDCQPDDLQLEFAGLNHLVWVHQVWLHGEDITETVLEKVGDGANFSMKNIFEEPWDPDFLYALGVIPCPYHRYFYQTEAMLEEEKQSAEEIGTRAEQVMQTEKELFELYRDVNLAHKPEQLEQRGGAYYSDASLNLVDAIYNNLNAVHVVNVRNNGTIHTLPDDAVIECSAVVGSFGAKPLTVGPFPAEIRGLIHQVKAYEELTVEAAVSGSYEKSLMALANNPLVPDIAKAKAILDEILQTNKPYLPQFKEAL; encoded by the coding sequence ATGGCTAGAAAGGCTCTGAAACTTGCGATTATTGGTGGGGGGAGTAGCTATACCCCTGAATTGGTAGAAGGCGTCCTCACTCGCATCGATCGTTTGCCTGTGAGAGAAATCCATTTTGTTGATGTTGAAGAAGGGCAAGAGAAACTTGAAATCATCGCTGCACTTTCAAAGCGCATGGTTGAAAAAGTAGGTGCAGATATTGAGATAAAAGCATCACTAGATCGAAGAAGCGCAATTAAAGATGCTGACTTTGTCATGACTCAATTTCGAGTAGGTGGGCTTCAAGCTCGGGCGAATGACGAAAGAATTCCACTGAAATACGATGTTATAGGGCAGGAAACCACTGGACCAGGGGGATTTGCTAAGGCGCTAAGAACTATCCCTGTGATATTGGATATATGTCGAGACATCGAAGAGCTGGCGCCCAACGCTTGGATGTTGAATTTTACAAACCCTGCTGGGTTGGTCACTGAAGCTGTGCAGCGACACACCAACGTAAAAAGCATCGGGCTGTGCAATGTACCGGTTTCCATGAAAATGATGGTCGCAGAGATGATGGATTGTCAGCCAGACGATCTTCAACTGGAATTTGCAGGGTTAAACCACCTTGTTTGGGTCCATCAAGTTTGGCTCCATGGCGAAGACATCACCGAAACCGTATTAGAGAAAGTGGGGGATGGCGCCAACTTCAGTATGAAAAACATTTTTGAAGAACCTTGGGATCCCGATTTCTTATATGCCTTAGGTGTTATTCCTTGTCCGTATCATCGCTACTTTTACCAAACAGAAGCAATGCTAGAAGAAGAAAAGCAATCAGCTGAAGAAATTGGTACCCGCGCAGAGCAAGTTATGCAAACGGAAAAAGAACTGTTTGAACTTTATCGTGATGTCAATCTCGCTCATAAACCAGAGCAATTGGAGCAACGAGGTGGCGCGTATTATTCTGATGCTTCTCTCAATCTTGTTGATGCGATTTACAATAACCTGAACGCAGTACATGTTGTCAATGTTCGAAATAATGGGACGATTCACACATTGCCGGACGATGCGGTGATTGAATGCAGTGCGGTTGTGGGAAGCTTTGGTGCGAAACCTCTAACTGTCGGTCCATTTCCAGCTGAAATTCGCGGTTTGATACATCAAGTAAAAGCGTATGAAGAACTTACCGTCGAAGCGGCAGTGTCAGGCAGTTATGAGAAAAGTCTAATGGCATTAGCAAACAACCCACTGGTTCCTGATATTGCGAAAGCAAAAGCGATATTGGATGAAATATTACAAACTAACAAACCGTATTTGCCTCAATTTAAGGAGGCACTTTAG
- the ppa gene encoding inorganic diphosphatase, whose amino-acid sequence MSLNNVPAGKSLPDDIYVVIEIPANADPIKYEVDKDSGAVFVDRFMSAPMFYPCNYGYVNHTLSLDGDPVDVLVPTPHPLIPGSVIRCRPVGVLKMTDESGEDAKIVAVPHSKLSKEYEHIQDVNDIPELLKAQITHFFERYKELESGKWVKVDGWADAAAAREEIQTSYDRAQNK is encoded by the coding sequence ATGAGTTTAAACAATGTACCCGCGGGTAAATCATTACCTGATGACATTTATGTCGTAATCGAAATTCCAGCAAACGCAGATCCGATCAAATATGAAGTCGATAAAGATTCTGGCGCGGTTTTTGTGGACCGTTTCATGTCTGCCCCCATGTTCTACCCATGCAACTACGGTTATGTAAACCACACCTTATCCCTAGATGGTGACCCAGTGGATGTGCTTGTTCCGACACCACACCCACTTATTCCCGGCTCTGTTATCCGCTGTCGTCCTGTGGGGGTTTTGAAAATGACCGACGAGTCTGGGGAAGATGCCAAGATTGTAGCCGTACCTCACAGTAAACTCTCAAAAGAGTATGAACATATCCAAGATGTGAATGACATCCCCGAATTGCTAAAAGCGCAGATTACGCATTTTTTTGAGCGCTACAAAGAGCTTGAATCGGGTAAATGGGTAAAGGTCGATGGCTGGGCAGACGCTGCCGCCGCACGAGAGGAAATCCAGACCTCTTATGATCGAGCGCAGAATAAATAA
- a CDS encoding DUF2170 family protein encodes MSWTLGGLQKLIDTRRGWEVDSIDSGTLIINNKEDSLIAYLSISEHQIVIESILFPERNVKDVNALNKEILQTHKLIPLTNVGINNVDEVSYYTAFGSLSSQAKEESVIIEVATLFTNAEAFIDMYNHHLEY; translated from the coding sequence GTGTCATGGACATTAGGCGGATTGCAGAAACTAATAGACACGAGAAGAGGATGGGAGGTTGATTCCATTGATTCAGGAACGCTAATCATCAACAACAAAGAAGACAGCTTAATTGCCTACTTAAGTATTTCTGAACATCAGATCGTCATAGAAAGTATTCTATTCCCAGAACGTAACGTAAAAGATGTTAACGCCCTCAATAAGGAGATCCTACAAACTCACAAACTGATTCCATTAACCAACGTCGGTATAAACAACGTAGACGAGGTGAGCTACTACACTGCATTTGGATCGCTGTCATCTCAAGCTAAAGAAGAAAGTGTCATCATTGAAGTGGCAACGCTTTTCACAAACGCCGAAGCTTTTATCGACATGTACAACCATCACCTAGAGTATTGA
- a CDS encoding PTS sugar transporter subunit IIB — protein MKRILLCCSAGMSTSMLVKKMEAAATEQGVECKIDALSVSAFEGEIQNYDVCLLGPQVRFQLEEMKKVTDQHGINIAAIPPQTYGMMKGDEVLKQALSLIK, from the coding sequence ATGAAAAGGATATTGCTTTGCTGCAGCGCAGGTATGTCTACGAGTATGCTAGTTAAGAAAATGGAAGCAGCCGCAACGGAACAAGGGGTTGAATGCAAGATAGATGCGTTGTCTGTCAGTGCATTTGAAGGTGAAATTCAAAACTACGACGTTTGTCTTCTTGGTCCACAAGTCCGTTTCCAGTTGGAGGAAATGAAGAAGGTGACGGATCAGCATGGTATTAACATCGCTGCGATACCTCCTCAAACCTACGGAATGATGAAAGGTGATGAAGTCTTAAAACAAGCACTCTCACTGATTAAGTAA
- a CDS encoding PTS lactose/cellobiose transporter subunit IIA, which translates to MEQEAVVMDIICNAGEARSLCFEALAKARAGELSHAKSSLIQAKECLNQAHLTQTQLIEADQGEGKVPMTLVMVHAQDHLMTTILAHEMATEMVALHEQLAKR; encoded by the coding sequence ATGGAACAAGAAGCAGTTGTAATGGACATTATCTGTAATGCAGGTGAAGCCAGAAGTTTATGTTTTGAAGCGCTTGCAAAGGCGAGAGCGGGTGAATTGAGCCACGCCAAATCTTCTCTAATTCAGGCAAAAGAATGCTTGAACCAAGCACACCTTACTCAAACTCAACTTATCGAAGCGGATCAAGGTGAGGGGAAAGTACCAATGACATTGGTCATGGTACATGCCCAAGACCATTTAATGACAACAATATTGGCACATGAAATGGCAACAGAAATGGTTGCACTTCACGAACAGTTGGCAAAAAGGTAG
- the fbp gene encoding class 1 fructose-bisphosphatase, protein MSEIRTLGEFIVEKQNDFAHASGDLSSLLGSIKLAAKIVNREINKAGLVDITGAVGTENVQGEAQQKLDVYANEKFKAALEARDQVCGVASEEEDEAVAFNKELNKNAKYVVLMDPLDGSSNIDVNVSVGTIFSIYKRVSPIGTPATEEDFFQPGDKQVAAGYIIYGSSTMLVYTTGKGVHGFTYDPSLGVFCLSHENMMIPEDGLIYSINEGNYIRFPTGVKKYIKYCQENSPEEGRPYTSRYIGSLVADFHRNLLKGGIYLYPSTQSHPNGKLRLLYECNPMAFLIEQAGGLASDGVNRIMEIKPTELHQRVPFFVGSKNMVRKVEEFLELNQD, encoded by the coding sequence ATGTCTGAGATACGCACTCTAGGCGAGTTTATTGTTGAAAAACAAAATGACTTCGCTCACGCCAGTGGCGATCTATCCTCTCTTCTCGGTTCAATTAAGCTTGCTGCCAAAATTGTAAACCGAGAAATCAATAAAGCGGGTCTTGTCGATATAACGGGTGCCGTAGGCACAGAAAACGTACAGGGCGAAGCTCAGCAAAAGCTTGATGTCTACGCCAACGAAAAATTCAAAGCTGCACTTGAAGCTCGCGATCAGGTTTGTGGTGTCGCCAGTGAAGAGGAAGACGAAGCGGTCGCATTCAATAAAGAACTCAATAAAAATGCGAAGTACGTTGTTTTAATGGATCCACTGGATGGTTCTTCAAACATTGACGTAAACGTTTCCGTCGGCACTATCTTCTCTATTTACAAACGCGTTTCACCTATTGGTACGCCAGCAACAGAAGAAGACTTTTTCCAGCCCGGTGACAAGCAAGTCGCGGCTGGTTATATCATTTATGGTTCTTCAACCATGCTGGTATACACCACGGGTAAAGGGGTTCATGGATTTACTTATGACCCATCACTCGGCGTTTTTTGTCTGTCTCATGAAAATATGATGATCCCTGAAGATGGTTTGATTTACTCCATTAACGAAGGTAACTACATCCGTTTCCCAACGGGCGTGAAAAAGTACATCAAGTACTGTCAGGAAAATTCGCCAGAAGAAGGTCGCCCTTATACATCCCGCTACATCGGTTCATTGGTCGCCGACTTCCACCGTAACTTGCTTAAAGGCGGTATCTACCTTTACCCAAGTACACAAAGCCACCCGAACGGAAAACTGCGTTTGTTATACGAATGCAACCCTATGGCATTTTTGATAGAGCAAGCAGGCGGTCTGGCTTCCGATGGCGTTAATCGCATTATGGAAATCAAACCAACCGAGCTGCACCAGCGCGTGCCTTTCTTTGTGGGTTCTAAGAATATGGTTCGCAAGGTTGAAGAGTTTCTTGAACTGAATCAAGACTGA
- a CDS encoding PTS sugar transporter subunit IIC — translation MKIYEAMMKVVEQHIAPLAAKVGAQRHVRAMRDGFIVAMPFIIVGSFILIFAFPPFDQDTTNGFGRAWLNFASTHFDTIMMPHFMSMALMGLFVSMGVAYSLAKSYGMDGITSAALALMSFLLVAAPAKEGMLSMQYLGGTGVFTAVLSGFFAVELYRVMKKYNITIRMPEQVPPAIQRSFEVLLPVLVVFLTLYPLSIWLQTQHDMLLPQAIMEAFKPLVSASNTLPAIIGALLLCQLLWFAGIHGAAIVVGLLGPIFLTNLTVNIEAFVAGEEVPNVFTQPFWDFYIFIGGSGATLALVALMSFSRSAHLKSLGRMSAVPGLFQINEPVIFGSPIVMNPTLFLPFVVVPIINATIAYIAVHTGFVGMGVATMPWTTPAIIGASWGAGWTLTPVLLVAVLFVIDIVLYYPFFKIFERELLAQEEQSETPEESATPARGEGVTA, via the coding sequence ATGAAGATTTATGAAGCAATGATGAAAGTTGTAGAACAACATATTGCGCCCTTGGCTGCAAAAGTTGGCGCACAACGGCATGTTAGGGCAATGAGAGACGGTTTTATTGTCGCGATGCCTTTTATTATTGTCGGAAGCTTTATTTTAATTTTTGCATTTCCACCATTTGATCAAGACACCACGAATGGATTTGGGCGTGCTTGGCTTAATTTTGCGTCGACGCATTTCGACACCATTATGATGCCTCATTTTATGTCGATGGCCCTGATGGGGTTATTTGTATCTATGGGGGTAGCTTACAGTTTAGCGAAGTCGTACGGAATGGATGGCATTACCAGTGCTGCCCTCGCGTTAATGAGCTTTTTACTGGTAGCAGCTCCTGCAAAAGAAGGCATGCTATCCATGCAATACCTTGGTGGTACGGGAGTGTTTACTGCCGTACTTTCTGGGTTCTTTGCTGTAGAGCTGTATCGCGTAATGAAGAAATACAACATTACGATCCGAATGCCAGAACAGGTTCCGCCTGCTATTCAACGATCTTTTGAAGTGCTACTGCCAGTATTGGTTGTATTCCTAACGTTGTACCCACTCAGTATTTGGTTGCAAACACAGCACGATATGTTGCTTCCTCAAGCGATTATGGAAGCGTTCAAGCCATTGGTGAGTGCTTCAAATACACTGCCAGCCATTATCGGCGCTTTACTGTTGTGCCAGCTATTATGGTTTGCTGGTATTCACGGCGCGGCCATTGTCGTTGGTTTACTTGGTCCTATTTTCCTCACGAACCTTACCGTTAACATTGAAGCATTTGTTGCAGGTGAAGAAGTACCTAACGTCTTTACTCAGCCATTCTGGGATTTCTACATCTTTATTGGCGGCTCTGGCGCGACGTTGGCGTTAGTTGCGTTGATGTCATTCAGCCGCTCCGCTCACCTGAAAAGTCTGGGAAGAATGAGTGCGGTTCCCGGCTTATTCCAAATCAACGAGCCGGTTATTTTTGGTAGCCCAATAGTTATGAACCCAACACTGTTCTTACCGTTTGTTGTTGTGCCAATCATTAATGCAACGATTGCGTATATTGCTGTCCATACCGGCTTTGTTGGTATGGGGGTTGCGACAATGCCATGGACGACGCCAGCCATCATAGGCGCATCTTGGGGAGCGGGCTGGACATTAACACCCGTGCTTCTCGTTGCCGTGCTGTTTGTTATCGATATCGTTCTTTATTACCCGTTCTTCAAAATATTTGAGCGCGAGCTTCTTGCCCAAGAAGAGCAGTCTGAAACACCAGAAGAATCAGCAACACCTGCTCGTGGAGAAGGTGTCACCGCTTAA